Genomic DNA from Mesorhizobium sp. 131-2-1:
CCGTTTTACGGCACCGGCTATTACGGCGGCGGCGGCCTTGGGTTGGTATTGCTGATCGTCATCATCCTGGTTGTTCTCGGCCGCCTCTAGCGGCGCTGAAAGGCAGGCATAGCCCTTGCCCGCCGATCGAGCAGCGATCGGCGGGCATTTTGCCATGGCGACCGCGGAGGGAGCATTGGCCCGCAAACTCGACCTCAGGAGCGGCCGGCCGGTCTGGTTCGCCTATCGCGCACCGCCCGTCCAAGTGGAAAAGCTGACTCGAGATGTAAAGACCGAGGTGCTGGTCGTCGGCATGGGCATCAGCGGCGCCATGATGGCGGAAGCGCTGGCGCGCGCCGGCCATGACGTGATGTGCATCGATCGACGCGGCCCGAGCCTCGGATCAACCTCGGCGACGACGGCGCTGGTGCAGTTCGAACTTGATCAACCACTGGTCAAACTTTCTGCGGTCAAGGGCAGGCTCGACGCCACACGCGCATGGCAGCGCTCGCGCATGGCGGTAATCAATCTTCGCGGGCGGATCGCCGAACTCGGCATCGACTGCAACCTCGCCAGCCGGCCTTCACTCTATCTGGCGGGCAATTTGCTTGGACCGGCGGAATTGCGCGCCGAAA
This window encodes:
- a CDS encoding DUF3309 family protein; translation: MGLGTILIVLLILILLGGFSGLGGGPFYGTGYYGGGGLGLVLLIVIILVVLGRL